In Triticum aestivum cultivar Chinese Spring chromosome 5B, IWGSC CS RefSeq v2.1, whole genome shotgun sequence, the following proteins share a genomic window:
- the LOC123115215 gene encoding protein TPR1-like → IIDYQIAESDHLMEKLSPTGHIPQPSRSLDDLPMKVACTLSQGSNVTSMDFHPSRHTLLLVGSANGEFTLWEISMHERLVTKPFEIWDMQACSTQFQGVMAKDSSMAVNQVTWSPDGELIGVAFTKHLIHLHAYRHPNETYQFVEIEAHSGRVNDIVFSRSRKQLYVVTCGDDKLIKVWDMHGQKIYSFEGHEAPVYSICPHHIDQVKFIFSISLDGKMKTWLYEYLGTKLDFDVPGKWCGAILNSTDGTRLFSCGTSKEGDTHLVEWNQIEGSVERSYSGFRKKPSGVVQGVVQFDTARNHILAAGEDNKIMFWDADNTNMLTCIEAGGGLPSFPRLRFNKEGNLPAVNTVDCGFKILANTDGLRSLPAFGNVPSEVFRSPYEASEMKVSGPPIVAGISPNIGQTDHLHTKYPAKPSQVNGSDPAFVSVDKKQRISEEKSDKAKPWELKEVQQFRVDTMLETDHASKVSKVLDDDNLLREIIIRVGFPTTLVHAALVCKRWYQHASEPAFLRLFHERHPPRLLGFYIENRKDYNMASIRFIPMLPQPPELSTVIRTMQSYGWGFYHGAPANFRCSRKGRFLVSLYNLVNDNNFTSRVHSPLCPKRGLTVIPPLPHIQIQDDYYYSMNDLLLVEEADDVSYFHVLLVVNMQRTKYTVHVNMLRHGDGVWRTCLTFDRDQLLDPEWEPKAVLANNKIYIASTHNSIDFFDLTTSSISTVQLPHGVEYGDRDTMLAPSDDASDVYLIHAKNLQLDIWLHKGDNWLLVETISLRDMVANLRIPGCEVEDEPTAPLWINHVGSYAEFVFLEMGRCALHLDVKCRQLRKVYDMAEEELDLGDIHPLTMIWPPIFPDLTNNLARFAFCPLDDLYIAFVEVT, encoded by the exons ATAATAGACTATCAAATTGCAGAATCGGATCATCTGATGGAGAAACTGAGTCCCACCGGACATATTCCTCAACCTTCACGGTCATTGGATGACCTTCCTATGAAAGTAGCTTGCACGCTATCACAGGGATCTAATGTAACTAGCATGGACTTTCATCCTTCTCGTCATACGCTACTACTAG TTGGATCTGCTAATGGTGAATTTACACTATGGGAGATCAGTATGCATGAGAGGCTGGTCACAAAGCCCTTCGAAATTTGGGACATGCAAGCATGTTCAACACAATTTCAG GGTGTCATGGCTAAAGACTCTTCCATGGCCGTTAATCAAGTTACATGGAGCCCTGATGGAGAATTGATTG GTGTTGCGTTTACAAAGCATTTGATCCATCTGCATGCATACCGGCATCCAAATGAAACATATCAATTTGTAGAG ATTGAGGCTCATTCTGGAAGAGTTAATGACATAGTTTTCTCTCGGTCACGTAAGCAACTTTATGTTGTCACTTGCGGAGATGACAAGCTGATAAAG GTCTGGGACATGCATGGGCAGAAAATATATTCGTTTGAAGGGCATGAGGCACCTGTATATTCTATTTGCCCCCATCACATAGACCAGGTTAAG TTTATTTTCTCAATTTCCCTTGATGGGAAAATGAAGACCTGGCTTTATGAGTATCTGGGAACTAAGCTGGACTTTGATGTTCCAGGAAAATGGTGTGGTGCAATTCTCAATAGTACCGATGGAACTAG GTTGTTCTCTTGCGGAACAAGCAAAGAGGGTGACACACATTTGGTTGAGTGGAACCAAATTGAAGGATCTGTCGAGAGGTCATATTCTGGATTCCGTAAAAAACCATCTGGTGTAGTGCAGGGTGTCGTGCAGTTTGATACAGCTCGGAATCACATTTTAGCTGCTGGCGAAGATAACAAAATTATGTTTTGGGATGCCGACAACACCAACATGCTTACCTGCATTGAAGCTGGTGGAGGCTTGCCA AGCTTTCCACGGTTAAGGTTTAATAAAGAAGGCAATCTTCCTGCTGTTAATACAGTAGATTGTGGTTTTAAGATACTTGCAAATACTGATGGGCTCAGATCTTTACCGGCTTTTGGTAATGTGCCTTCCGAAGTATTCAGATCGCCATATGAAGCTTCTGAGATGAAG GTCTCAGGTCCTCCTATTGTCGCGGGCATCTCTCCTAACATTGGCCAAACTGATCACTTACACACAAAATATCCTGCAAAGCCATCTCAAGTG AATGGCAGTGATCCAGCATTTGTAAGCGTAGATAAAAAGCAAAGAATTTCAGAAGAAAAGTCTGATAAAGCGAAACCTTGGGAGCTGAAGGAGGTTCAGCAATTTCGTGTTGATACAATGCTAGAAACTGACCACGCCAGCAAG GTATCCAAGGTGCTCGACGACGACAACCTCCTCAGGGAGATCATCATCCGCGTCGGCTTCCCCACCACCCTCGTCCATGCCGCCCTCGTTTGCAAGCGCTGGTACCAGCATGCCTCTGAACCCGCCTTCCTCCGCCTTTTCCACGAGCGCCACCCGCCCCGCCTCCTCGGCTTCTACATCGAGAACAGGAAGGATTATAACATGGCTTCTATTCGCTTCATCCCGATGCTACCTCAGCCCCCAGAGCTTTCCACCGTCATCCGCACTATGCAGAGCTACGGTTGGGGCTTCTACCATGGCGCCCCGGCCAACTTCCGCTGCTCCCGGAAAGGCAGATTCCTCGTCAGCTTGTACAACCTGGTCAACGACAACAACTTCACAAGTCGGGTGCACAGTCCATTATGTCCTAAGAGAGGCCTGACTGTCATCCCACCATTACCACACATCCAAATCCAGGACGACTATTACTATAGTATGAATGATCTCCTCTTGGTGGAAGAAGCCGACGATGTGTCCTACTTTCATGTGTTGCTTGTGGTTAACATGCAGAGAACAAAATATACGGTGCACGTAAATATGTTGCGACATGGTGATGGTGTGTGGCGCACGTGTCTTACCTTCGACAGAGACCAACTTCTTGATCCGGAATGGGAACCAAAAGCTGTGCTCGCCAACAATAAAATCTACATAGCGAGCACACATAACAGCATTGATTTCTTTGATTTGACTACCTCAAGCATCTCCACGGTTCAGCTCCCACATGGGGTGGAGTATGGCGATAGAGATACCATGTTAGCACCGTCTGATGATGCTTCTGATGTGTATCTCATCCATGCTAAGAATCTTCAGCTTGACATCTGGCTCCACAAGGGGGACAACTGGTTGCTGGTGGAAACCATTTCTTTGCGTGACATGGTTGCTAATTTGAGGATTCCAGGTTGCGAGGTTGAGGATGAGCCCACTGCTCCTCTCTGGATAAACCATGTGGGGTCCTATGCTGAGTTTGTGTTCTTGGAGATGGGCCGATGCGCACTTCACTTAGATGTCAAGTGTAGGCAGTTGCGTAAAGTGTATGATATGGCAGAAGAAGAACTGGATTTGGGTGATATCCATCCTCTTACAATGATTTGGCCGCCCATATTCCCTGATCTCACTAACAACCTTGCAAGGTTTGCCTTTTGTCCTTTAGATGATTTGTATATTGCTTTTGTTGAGGTTACATAG